The genomic stretch TAAGCACtattaagcatttatttgggctgcaatttctgaagctggttgagagaatgcgtagcgtgtgcaaagctgtcatcaaggcaaagggtggcaatttgaagaatctcaaatctcaaatatattctgatttgtttaacacttttttggttactacatgattccatatgtgttacttcatagttttgatgccttcactattattctacaatgtaaaaataaagaaaaaccctggaatgagtaggtgtgtccaaacttttgacgggtATTGTACAGTATATGTGTTCTTGTGTGATATACTCATTCACTGATATACTCCTAGACTATCACACTGAAGATGTTGGATACATTAAAGCTGGAATCCGTAGTGGTGACGCCACATCCATTTTctatattacaacaacaaatactttttttcctcggACGTCATTGCAAgcgcgatagaacagcagagaaTGTACTACAATTGTATTTTACCACACTTAACGCTCCTCTActtcaaaaacaataacaaatgcaACTGGGGCGACCAGTGGCGCTGTTTCACCTTATGCGGATCTCAGTTTTAATAaggctaaatgtttttcatggTAAACATGTTTTTCCTCTAACAAAAGGCAAACACATCCCTGGAGAATGAGATGCATTCAACCGCAGAGCCAAACACATCTGTCTACAAAGAAAAAGACGCTGCCTTAGAGAGTTGTGTGTCTGCTACTGAAGCAccaaaggtacagacacacacagatagacacagacatacacacttgTTATTCAGTACATAAATACGTAGAAAAACACACTCAATCACTAGAAATGAATTCTGTCTGTACACTCACCCACTCACCCCTATTCAAGGAGCCAGTGACGGAGCCAAAGCTGGCCACTCGACACTCAAGGGCTTCTTCTTCATCATCGTCCTCCGCATCTCAGAGTTTTCGGAAAAGCAGGGGGATCCAAGGAGACAGGGAAAGTCTTCGATCAGGCTCGATTTGAATGATCATCATTGTATATAAAATCACTTTAAAACTAGAGCTGTTTAAAATACAATATATTATGGCCCTGTCTGATTGGTTTATTCTACCTAGGGAGACCTCGTACCCCCCCGCCAGACACTGTAATGGAACAGCCAACAGTCAACCCCCCCAAGATCACAACATCAGAATGACACACAGCTCTAATAATGAGCATAGTAACAAAACATCATGGATTATATAGTCTACCTTTAGCACAATCTATTGTTTTTATTAGCAAACTGAGAATACAAAATGTGAATGTATTCATTATGAGATTGACATATTTTGCAGGAAATAATGTGGTACTGACACTGTTTATTAAAAAATGAATGTTAATGATGCTCAATGCTTTACTTTAATGGAAAGCGGCAAACCTACTGTAAATAGGAAACATTATTTTTGAGACAGTAAGAGAACAAGTAGGCCATAGGCTTCTGTATTATACAGTTATGAACATATTCACTGAATGTAAAGAATTCCTCTTCATCAAAATATACTTGGAAATATAcaatatgaaatattttatatCTTACAAAAACAGCAAAGTCCTCTGATTGTACAGTACAAGCATTTTGGTTTACATGCCATTATTTCTGAATAAAAAGTGCAATTCAACAGCAAACAGACTACAGTTTTTCCCATTCTCAACATATCACCTTGCACGGAACGCCTTTGTAGTTTCATTAAGACATTACAATGTAATAACTGTTTCTCTGAACATGATATACAGTAGCAGCACTTTGATTTCAAGACGTGAACTCTAGTCTGTTTTCAACAATAACACATTGACTGTGGTCTtctataggcctatagcctagtgTTTCTATGGGCAGCATtcacacaacatggcagcaaagCGGCAAGAATGGCTGGCTCGGCTTGAACTAGATAGGCAATAAATCTGGACCCCGGCTGGAATTAACCCTACTTGAACTTCGTGTCACAGTTGTTATAAGGTGTGGGAGCCACAACACTGTGCATGATGAGTTCCTACTAAGCTCATTTGCATTCTCTTCTACATATTGTCCAGTCACTCTACTGCCTGGCTGGCATAGGTCAGGATTGTGTCCAGTAGGGAGAAAGCGTTTTGAAACGGGGACTGGGGAAGTAGCTTACTacttgaacttgtccaataagaagcgCTCATTTTCATTCTCTGTTACAAAATGTTGTGTTCTACAGCGATACACTTTGGTCCCTTTGAATAGCCTAAACACTGCTGTAGTTGAAGAAGTATGTTATGTAGCATAAAGTCACTTCCATTGAAGACATAACTAAGCCTATGGAAAGTACCCTAGACACGAAACAATAAGTTGAACTAGGTGGTATGCGATAGAACCTTTGTTAAAATGTGTCCAGTCATCTTTTTTAGAGCGAGACCCATAGAGATACACAGTACTGTGCTGATACAGTATCTATTTCTATGGTGAGACCTTTGTGCCATTCTGCTGCCCCGTGCTCTCAGTCTCACTGATGGAGCTCACTACGCATAGAGTGATGCCCACCATGGTGAGGACCATTCCTCCAACAGCTCctgcaacaaacaaacaaacacacagagacagcatGTGAAAAATGAGACCATTCTCAATGCAATGTGTGTTAAGGCTAACCAAACAGCCCTGAGAGCGATGGCAATGTTGTAGAATGTGTGCCATTATGTTTGGAGAGCGGTGACATCACAACCATGCAACACTTACTTCTCCCTCCAAACTCCTCCCCGAGCAGCTTCCCAGTGAGCATGGTGAAGAGGAAGGTGAGGGAGTTGGCCACGGGCACAGCCAGAGACAGATCTGtacgaggggaggaggaggggtaaaAAGGGTGAGGAAGAAATATCAGCATCTAGGAGCAACTTCACCCAACACCCTAGAACAGGGTGAATGGCATCAATGTCTGTCAATCATGTGATTTTGAGATAAGAGAAACCTGAGGATGATGAGATTGTGAGCAGTCGGTGTGTAAAACAGTCATACTGTAGTTCAACATGTCTTAGTAGTAAGATGTAGCTAACCTGTGGTGGCAAGAGTGAAGTAGTACACCAAGGACCCGCTCTGATTCAGTAGGAATGGTATCAGGTACTGCAAATGTAAAGAGACATGTTGTTATAGGCTACATCTGCTATAGGTAACAGGAAAAACATGGAAAGTGTATTTGCATCAATTAAGACTATAGGCCTAAATGAAAAAGTTTTAGTCCCTCTCCAAATACAGATGTCAATTTACCTTGATGTTTAAAAACAGGAACTTAACCTCAGCCAGGAACTGATGAAACTTGTTCTCCTTTTTCACATGTTCAATCCCCTCTGTGCCCCTCTTCAGAAATGGGTTGGTGCAGCCCCACAGCACAGCTACCAGCAGGAGGCATAGTACCTCCACTAGAAAGGAAATGTCTGTCAATCATCTGTTTTAATTAAATTGGATTCAAACAGTTCATTCTGAGTTTATGATAAACACAATTTCAGTTGATAATGGTACCCATGTTGGACAAACAACAATGCCTATGTGCACTGCCAACAACCACCCAATTATTATATTATGGCCAGAAAAGTGAGAGTAGAAAAAGATAAAGCTCTCTAGTTTATCACATTTGCTCACGATGTATTTTACACAACAGATGTTACACATACATGTTTCCCCACTTTCCCCATTAAAACACTAGCCATAGTCTGCCTTATATCAGGTCTGTTGAACTGTTCAAAACGTGTGAATTTTACAATCATGTAAATATATTcaaactattttatacattgcGTTGAAGGCTAGCTACAAGTTACTAACTTTTGACTTTCCTtttctagctagctaatgctacCCGGAAGCTGTCTAGCAAAGCCCTAGCTAACGCTAACTCGTTTTCTCTTGTAATCACAGTTATCGGCTTCAACCTCACTAAATAAGCAATCCAGACTGCTCGGTTTCATTTGTGTGACTAATAAAAGAATTGAGGACTGATAGAGAGCAACGAGTAAGTAATAGCTACGCTAGTATACCcgatttgctagctagctacgctACTTACCAACGGACACCATTGTAAACACAAGAGTACTGAGTCGCATTCAAGTCAACTACAGTAAACAGTTCTGCAACGTTGGCTGGACACTCCGTCAAACCTAGCTAGTAATTATATCTGATAGTTTTATTTCAGAAGCGAGCTGCGCCTTCATAGAGCATAAAACTAAAATATCAAATTTGGTCAAGCATTTTGGTCTTAATCAATTTACTGTAAAATCTTAAACTGGAACAGACAGCGTttgaactactttgcagatatgaaacaaacagacaatcataatatcagtcaaaaatatcaaattcccagtttatgctacaaaaccaactttataagaggttttaaaataAGTTATATTTCGCTCAAAATTCCATGACATagagtaaggcattgttggccgAATGGATGGATGCAATTCAATGCCTGATTAATAGAGCtcattcaccaatacatttcttggtagtccaacaaTATTGCTATtgggttgtaaatcacagctggcctggtaagATTTGCTGCCTCCATCCCTTCtgggatgcactgtttcaatgactcaatattttggacaaaaacggaCGAATGTAACTAGCCTGGCAATGTCAATATAATCAAACTAGCAGGGGCAATgaccacaagtcagtcataacgtggttTATATGCTAGCGTCTCTATTTATTTAGCAAGATAAAAAAACACggaacctaacgttagctagctagcaaactgcATGGAGGATGACTGGCCGACTTTCCCCCcatatcgtttttcggtggctacaactagagatgcaggtgtcatgtggttagctagcaagaaatctGAATCACTTTGCTAGTTAGCTATACTGAACTTCAACTactgttatccacagttagcatatctcttagttgtcaattaaatgtattttgcatCGATCAAATGGGAgggcaggcaagttcccattcatttgtcaaaacgtgggttgggaccattgatgtatataaaccctgtgTTGCTGacgctatgtattggccattgagaggctttgaagccaccagtcggccatattggcactccctagTAGGAGctgtcctccataggaatgaatggaattctatttcaattaattgtttcaaggacaaaattacatgtatttaagtattttcttGTTGTAGTGGGGGCAGTAACATTAGTACTCTCCCCCCAaaaatactttaaggaaaatgtattttatatttttgcatttatgttttatgtttagctcacataatataatttaaaagtatgcattcaAGTGGCTGTAATATAATAAATGTATCagaaacgaatgtagacattaataaatgcatttttatagcttcaaaaatattttttacacttCAGGAGGAGTATCAAGATGGCTGCGCGGTGGCTTCAATACAGCGCTCCCTATTTTGTCAACCAGGGTTTATACACATtattggttgggacaagcatgcattggcaggcaagctgcagaaggccaaataggctactattccccatcgttaatcagtgcaattttgacggccaactacaGGCTAAAAAAGTTTCAGAGGGTTTATCTACTGTTCTCTCGTTAGATTTTAGCTGATCTCGCTCTGGCtaacattagttgttgatcttgttgttgttgatgtgcatagaaaactgagggagagagagcctacctgttcatcagtggaggctgctgaggggaggacggctcataataatggctggaacggagcaaatgaaatggcatcaaacacatggaaaccatgtgttggatgtatttgataccattccacttattcagctccagccattaccacgagcccgtcctccccaattaaggtgccaccaacctcctgtgctgttcatggttgtttgatcaataggactgtaaagttcccaaatgtaagtggtatttacatatttgcagaaatcgatttaggtgtattttgtggcttttggcaaatgctttctaatgatctaaagttgtGCTGTTGTTACTGCCtgcaaacacacagtccagttcaaagtgaatgatggccaaatggcttgtttgcatataagcctactgtagctctgcttgactatggcgcaccggtctgtgtagagtccgGTGCTGAGGTGCATTCAGTTGGCttgaacgtttgctacgttgcGGAACGGTTTGTACGGATTGACATGTTTCCCAAAAACATTATTGtacgttcttgaacagactttgaggtaTTTTTGCTCCCCTTTGGTGGGTGTGGCGAGGTGTGGGTTGAAGCAATGAGTAATGTATTTAAAGGGCAGTGGCCATGCTGACAGTGTTCCCCAACCCACAACCCAACCCTTCCCAGTTTGTCAACTGGTCGTTCAGCACAGCACCGTTTCCGTTCAATTGAACGTaccaaaatgtaaaaatgtactgaacgcagccctggacaagacataattttttttaattaggttttatttactgtggtGTCTATCAATTGTCCAACcgcacggccgctttcccactctatattgctatagaattttcacaaatgccttactccacataattcccaaacattccatgaaagtatgaaaatgtgaaaatgaccatatctaagatCTCACTtctcagaaaatgtaaaaaaaaagaaaattaactacgtcatattcttcctgggggtgtatatgaaaaGATTTTAagaagatttcatgttgctaaaacgctgtcagttccactttgaATGACGCCCAAACTCATTGCAACTTGCAACTAATTGAGATCTGTAATGCAGCCTCAAAATTCCGCCAATGGATACTTTCCACCAGATGAGGACGCTGAATCTTTCAGTTGCCAGTCACTTGTACAAAAAAAAGTATGCTTACAGTATTCTCAAACTGTTGACACCTGTTGTGCCATTCATTCAAAGTCAATAACTGTAAATACTAGTCTATTGTTTTATTTGTGCATCTTATCACGTCTGTTACAAAAGTGTTATCTTGTCATCAATCCTATCATAAAAACTGCTGCTGTTCCCAGGCAAGCTTGACAGAGGCACCCTCCATTTCCCTGTTGTTGGGTATGGATTTACTGCATACATGTGAATTAGTTCATTTTCAAACAAACTTAGGTGACTATCAGAGTGACTATAAAATGAAGAATGTTCAATTCTAAGAGTCACCAACTAGCCTAGTTGCTCTAGATAACTGTCTGCAAAATACTGAGGTAAAATTtgttttatattggatatttGGTGGATATTCGGTTTTCTCTCGTCAATAGCTCTTAAACAAAGCGTGCCATGACTATGACAATTATATATTCTGAATCAATTGTTTGAGCTATTAAAGATTGAaatccccacccccccaaaaaaaaaaaatctaaatggtGTGGATTTTTCTCTATCctcccctgattcagaatatatAATTTCCATAGACATGGCATGCTTTGTTTATAAGCTATTGAAGATTGAAATCTGAAATATAAATCAAATCTACATTTCTAAAAAGAAAAAGTGTGAATTTTTCTCCATCCACCCCTGATTCAGAATATCATTTTCATAGTCATGGCATTCTTGGTTAAATAGCTATTGATGAGAGAAAAACAATTATCCACTGACTATCCAATATTTTACCTCTGtctgctacagtgcattcggaaagtattcagaccccttccctttttccacagtttgttacgttacagccttattctaaaatggattaaataaatagaaatcctcatcaatctacacacaataccccataaagacaaagcaaaaacaggtttttagaaatgtttgctaatttatcatttaaaaaaacaacataagtaccttatttacataagtattcagaccctttgctatgagactcaaacttgagctcaggtgcatcctgtttccattgatcatccttgagatgtttctacaacttgattggagtccacctgttgtaaattcaattgattggacatgatttggaaaggcacacacctgtctatataaggtcccacagttgacagtgcaattGTTCTTTAGaacgccgagacaggattgtgtcgaggcacagatcaggggaagggtaccaaaaaatatctgcagcactgaaggtccccaagaacacagtggcctccatcattcttaaatggaagaagtttggaaccactaagaaacttccaagagctggccgcccggccaaactgagcaatcgggggagaagggccttggtcaagaacctgatggtcactctgacaaagctccagagttcctctgtggagatgggagaaccttccagaaggacaaccacctctgcagactccaccaatcaggcctttatggtagagtggccagacggaagccactcctcagtagaaggcacatgacagcccgcttggagtttgccaaaaggcacctaaaggactctcagaccatgagaaacaagattctctggtctgatgaaaccaagattgaactctttggcctgaatgccaagcgtcacatctggaggaaacctggcaccatccctacggtgaagcatggtggtggcagcatcatgctatggggatgtttttcagcggcagggactgggagaccagtcagggttgagggaaagatgaacggagcaaagtacagagtccttgatgaaaacctgctccagagcgctcaggacctcagactggggcgaaggttcaccttccaacaggagaacgaccctaagcacatagccaagacaacgcaggagtggcttctggacaagtctctgaatgtccttgaggggcccagccagaacccggactcgaacccaatctaacatctctggagagacctgaaaatagctgtgcagcgacactccccatccaacctgacagagcttgagaggatctgcagagaagaatgggagaaacaccccaaatacagttgtgccaagcttgtagcgtcatagccaagaagactcgaggctgtaatcgctgccaaaggtgcttcaacaaagtactgagtaaagtgtctgaatacttatgtaaatgtgatatttcatttttttataatAGTTTTTttaagcaaacatttctaaaaacctgtgtttttctttgtcattatggggtattgtgtgtagattgatgaggggcatttaaaaaaaaatcaattttagaacaaggctgtaatgtaacaaaatgtggaaaaagtctcactgtaaatgagatgcaAATGTATCATATTCAAGCATAAACATGCACACACTTTTAGAAATATCAAGATTTATTTTCAATATTAATTTAAATGAAATAACAATAAGCAAAACAATCACAGGACAGGGTGAGGGAAAAGTGCCAAATCCTTTGGAATCAAACTAATTTGGACTTATTTTTTCATAATTATCTGCTATCTAGATCTCCACAGGGCTTCAAACCAGTATCGACTTTTCACAGAAACATTCTCATGATTTTTCCTGTATGTTGAAAACCACAACAACATTATTCAGATTTTAATAATCTTACATCAGAATAATGTGAATAAATTCAAAACCCTGTGAACAACTCCCTCTCACAGAAATGTACACACATAGAAAAACTAGACATGACACCATGTTCATGTCGTAAATCTTGTACACATCTCTCCTCCAATGCTTATCCCCATGGTTGTTGGTAGCACAGCTGCAAATGCACAGACAGCAGGATCATTTTGTCCAAGTTCTGAACACTGTAGTCAAGAAAGCAATTGTTTATGTCCACAGGAGTGTCCATGCATATCCATTGCGTTCCTATGGCACCATTTTGTTCATAATAAAGGTTTTGTTTTCAAGCATTATATGCTGACTCTGTCACCTGTCCAATAAGTTAGAGGCCTGCTATGTATTCCCTAGTGATGGAGTATCATGTATGGTGACTACTGTCGAATCGCTGATTGTGCTTTGTTGCTCCAAGATGTTTTGGTCCAGCCTGTTTAGTTCCGCTCGTGGCAGCCGGAATCCATTTTCGGACATACTACTCGACAGTGCAAAGCTCCCAGACACAGAGCTGGCTCCTAAGTTCCCCAAGGGCATGCTGGTCTGCACTGTAGAAGAGGACATCTTCTTTTGTCGAGGTGGCCCTTTGGAGCCCGTACCCAGCACTCTGGATGCATGTGTCCGCCTGGTGAAGGGTAAAATACATATAAAGATCCATCTTAGGGCCCTGAGTTTTTCCTGATAATGTAACCTATCCAAGGCCTCACTATAACAAAACATATAATACATTGCATTTTAAAATGCTAGTTAATTTCTAATGACTAATCACGAAAAGTCAATACCATCTGGATTAGCAGAACATATACACTCaataatacatttgctaaaaacaTAATTGAATTGTTATAGcacagttattttattttaacattTTCTGAAGCATCAGGATCACCAGTGTGCTGGAGTTTTGCTTTATATTCAGTGTATTAATTTGTTCTCCATGCTCCTTGTAACACTATAGGTGTGTGTTTACTTTTTCAATTGCACAGCCCTCAAAGAACCAATCACACACATCTGTCGGAGACAGACAGGTCGAGTGGCGAATGAAGTGAGCCCCTCGTACTAAAGAGCCACTCGCCCGCCCTCTGGTCATTTTCAAGCATGCCGGACTTCCTCACACTCTTGCGAGTAGGGGAATGTGGTGAGATATCTCACTCATAATATCAGAGATATCTCGTTTTGATATCGCACAGTGGTATATGGCCAACTCCCGTATCGCACATGCTCTCCGAAGCCAGGTAGTCTCAACGTATCAACCCTCAGAGGCCCCGACACTGAGGACAGTATGCTCCAAAGAATGCGTAGTCACGTCTAGCCGGTAGAACCTCATAAAAGTTTGAGGGGATGCCAAACAAGCCACATCGTAAATCTCCTGCAAGGAGATGCCCTTAAACAGCACCCAAGAAGTAGCCATACCTCTAATGGAGTGAGCCCTCAGGCCTTTTGGAGGCTGTAACCCCCTTCCAATATAATAGCTTCCTCAATCCAATGTGATAACCATTGATGAGAGAGGGGCCTTCCCTTGCAGGGAGGAACCCAGGACACAAAGAGTTGGTCGCTCTTGCACAAAGCTCTTGTTCTATCCAAATATATGTGCAACGCGCGTACTGGACACAAACGGTGGAGCCGCTCTTCTTTGGTAGAAGGGAAAAGTGGCGAGTGGAAAACCACAAGCTCCAAGTCGAGACAATTGTAATTGCCACTGACCTTAGGCAGAAAGGCAGGGTTGGGCAACAAGCAAACCTTGGAAAAGCCCGTGGCAAACTGTAGGCACGAATGGTGAACTGACAGTGCATGCAGCTCACTCACTCTCTTTGCAAACGTAAAAACAGTGTCAAAGGACAGATGTTACATCTCCACACTTTCCAGCGGCTAAAAAGTCTGGACTTAAGCGATGTGCCCCCTTCATGAAACAACATAACAGGGTGTTTTCCCACCATGTTATTGTCGAAGCCTATATGACAGGCCGAGATAGTGGCTAGATAGACCTTTACAGTGGATAAAGCCTTCCCCCTGTCCATAAGGTCCTGCAAAAAGCATAAAACCTTGGATACAGAGCATTGGTAAGGAATGATCTGTTTTTGGTCACACCACTTCTCAAAAATGCACCACTTGTTTCCATGCAGTGAGCGTGTAGAAGGGGCCCTGGCACTCTGCATAGTCAATGACCCAAAGAGGCAGGCCTGTCACATCCAGATTTAACCTCATGGGCCAGGCCCAGAGGGCCATGGTGTTTCGGGTGAGGGTGGACAATGACTTAGTTCGCTTGGGTCACAATATCCCTGCACAACGGGAGTTGCCAGGGCTCGTCGTACAGCAGGAGAATGATCTCCGCTAACCAGAGCTTGCCTGGTCATTGAGGGGCTACCAAGATGAGAAATCAGCCTTCTTCCCTCACCCTGACTAGAGTGGGGCGTATGAGGCTTATAGGAAAGAAGTGTTTCACCACTTGGGGATGGAATCTCCATTCCCGTGATGAGGATTCCCTCTGGACAATAAGTCCGCTCCTACATTTAGTACGCCTGGGACATGAGTCACACATAGTGAAAGTAAGTGTGCTCTGCTCCACAGATCACTAACCTTGTTTTGGATGAAGTTTTCTACTTTAACGAGTCAGCAGCTCTGGGTGTTCTGCTAACCCCGGAACAGGCCCTGATCCCCGGGACTCGAAAGAGGAAGCGGCGGCGAAAGAGAGGCAAGCGAGGCGGCGCAACTACGTCGGCGAGCATGTAGACCGCTATTGCCCGCTGTTTTGTTGGCAAACGTGCAGTCACTGGAGAAAAACTGGATAATctctgttcgagactatcctgAAAAACtataatatcctatgtttctcggagtcgtggctgaataaGGACATGGATATACAACTcactggtttttctatgcatcgtcaaGACTGGACGGCAGACTTGGGTAAGGCAGGGGGGGGCTGTTTttttaacaacagctggtgtgcgaTCTCTAAAGTAACAGAACTCTCATGTTTTTGcttgcctgagttagaatacctcatgataagctgcagaccatattatttaccaagagagttttcatgtatatttttcgt from Coregonus clupeaformis isolate EN_2021a chromosome 29, ASM2061545v1, whole genome shotgun sequence encodes the following:
- the tmem234 gene encoding transmembrane protein 234 — translated: MRLSTLVFTMVSVVEVLCLLLVAVLWGCTNPFLKRGTEGIEHVKKENKFHQFLAEVKFLFLNIKYLIPFLLNQSGSLVYYFTLATTDLSLAVPVANSLTFLFTMLTGKLLGEEFGGRRAVGGMVLTMVGITLCVVSSISETESTGQQNGTKVSP
- the LOC121544430 gene encoding uncharacterized protein LOC121544430 isoform X1 — its product is MGTLRILLKMTSTVSPVTNYITVFSNTTITTKSKEQILTQSSGAMIAIIVIGLIFILTILLVILKTYNRRTHASRVLGTGSKGPPRQKKMSSSTVQTSMPLGNLGASSVSGSFALSSSMSENGFRLPRAELNRLDQNILEQQSTISDSTVVTIHDTPSLGNT
- the LOC121544430 gene encoding uncharacterized protein LOC121544430 isoform X2 codes for the protein MTSTVSPVTNYITVFSNTTITTKSKEQILTQSSGAMIAIIVIGLIFILTILLVILKTYNRRTHASRVLGTGSKGPPRQKKMSSSTVQTSMPLGNLGASSVSGSFALSSSMSENGFRLPRAELNRLDQNILEQQSTISDSTVVTIHDTPSLGNT